One window of Thiomicrorhabdus lithotrophica genomic DNA carries:
- the uppS gene encoding polyprenyl diphosphate synthase, with amino-acid sequence MDGNGRWAKKRLLPRFVGHQKGLNAVKRIVSYCSEIGVEALTLFAFSTENWKRPKDEVNKLMGLFLMALQKEVNKLSENNVQLRIIGDRSAFNLEIQSHIALAEELTKDNTGLVLTIAANYGGRADIVEAVKQWQLANPNSSVSELTEEALGGFIALSDIAEPDLLIRTGGEQRISNFLIWQMAYAELYFTDTLWPDYGEKELDSAIDSFSKRERRFGQTSEQVTKKC; translated from the coding sequence ATGGATGGCAATGGTCGTTGGGCGAAAAAACGTCTGTTACCTAGGTTTGTAGGGCATCAAAAGGGGTTGAACGCCGTTAAACGAATTGTATCTTACTGTTCTGAAATTGGTGTAGAGGCTTTGACCTTGTTTGCGTTTAGTACTGAAAACTGGAAGCGTCCAAAAGATGAAGTCAATAAGTTGATGGGCTTGTTTTTAATGGCTTTGCAGAAAGAAGTTAACAAACTATCTGAAAATAATGTCCAGTTGCGTATTATTGGCGATCGTTCTGCTTTTAATCTAGAAATACAAAGCCACATTGCTTTGGCAGAAGAGCTTACTAAAGATAATACTGGATTGGTTTTAACGATTGCTGCTAATTATGGTGGTCGTGCAGATATAGTTGAGGCAGTTAAACAATGGCAGTTAGCGAATCCTAACTCTTCTGTATCTGAACTAACGGAAGAAGCTTTAGGTGGGTTTATTGCATTATCTGATATCGCTGAACCTGATCTATTAATTAGAACAGGTGGTGAACAAAGAATTAGTAACTTTTTGATTTGGCAAATGGCTTACGCAGAACTCTATTTCACAGATACACTTTGGCCAGATTATGGTGAGAAAGAATTGGATTCGGCGATAGACTCTTTTTCTAAGAGAGAACGTCGTTTCGGTCAAACTAGTGAGCAGGTAACAAAAAAATGTTAA